A single genomic interval of Plantibacter sp. Leaf314 harbors:
- a CDS encoding DUF6121 family protein: protein MTDRDREREHGAPGPWWVAPFAAITYVALVVCAFGFISLLADLDVVTDPDAGPLTGPLMVVVAALVVLWAIIRETRRTPVRVSVGSAVLAGLLAWLAYGVSGGIFDAVASRDGADAAAFAVTTLTGPFSVTVGVLALVIVLAAAAVATSSTGGRPTPRWPWERGGI, encoded by the coding sequence ATGACCGACCGCGACCGCGAGCGGGAGCACGGGGCGCCAGGGCCCTGGTGGGTCGCTCCGTTCGCGGCGATCACCTATGTCGCGCTCGTGGTCTGTGCGTTCGGCTTCATCAGTCTGCTGGCGGATCTCGATGTGGTGACCGACCCGGACGCGGGGCCGCTGACCGGCCCGTTGATGGTCGTCGTGGCCGCACTCGTGGTGCTCTGGGCGATCATCCGTGAGACGCGCCGGACGCCGGTGCGCGTCTCGGTGGGATCGGCCGTCCTGGCCGGGCTGCTCGCGTGGCTCGCCTACGGGGTCAGTGGCGGGATCTTCGATGCGGTGGCGAGTCGGGACGGAGCCGATGCGGCCGCGTTCGCGGTCACGACGCTGACGGGACCGTTCTCGGTGACCGTCGGGGTGTTGGCGCTCGTCATCGTGCTCGCCGCAGCCGCGGTGGCGACCTCGTCGACCGGCGGCCGGCCGACACCGCGGTGGCCGTGGGAGCGCGGCGGCATCTGA
- a CDS encoding amidase domain-containing protein: MPEQLPHAQRDDTRAHSPLRRLSARYRGLPLRGRRVVAGAAAGAALLLATAVIAPLAANGSGSPRSGAAAQPNGDAALSVPASTVNATAVTAISETAGPVAGGSTVTVSGTDVDGVTRVVFGAQDAEILSATSTEVTVAVPPASDFSPADVGIAVYADELRIDGDTLSYRYDIMSPVDTQMAYVFAHWDDYNLAEYGSLPDTDCANFASQSLIERGWTMDEDWWAEGTGEDFDFSKAWVSSTFFMNYLEGRPDLATALDDTQRDQVKVGDIVQFDWDNSGDRDHTGIVSRVEITDAGTQVYYAGHTDDTDYRTVDEAITVLHPGADVYYWSIA; the protein is encoded by the coding sequence ATGCCAGAGCAGCTCCCCCATGCCCAGCGCGACGACACACGTGCCCACTCGCCGCTCCGTCGCCTCTCGGCCCGATACCGCGGCCTGCCCCTCCGCGGACGCCGCGTCGTCGCCGGTGCTGCCGCCGGTGCCGCCCTCCTCCTCGCCACCGCGGTCATCGCGCCGCTCGCGGCGAACGGCTCCGGCTCGCCTCGTTCAGGCGCCGCCGCGCAGCCGAACGGTGATGCGGCGCTGTCGGTCCCCGCGTCGACCGTGAACGCCACGGCGGTCACGGCGATCTCGGAGACGGCCGGCCCCGTGGCCGGCGGCAGCACCGTCACCGTCAGCGGAACCGACGTGGACGGCGTCACGCGCGTCGTCTTCGGAGCGCAGGACGCCGAGATCCTGTCGGCGACGAGCACCGAGGTGACGGTCGCTGTGCCACCTGCCTCGGACTTCTCCCCCGCCGACGTGGGGATCGCCGTGTACGCGGACGAGCTCCGGATCGATGGAGACACCCTGAGCTACCGCTACGACATCATGAGCCCGGTCGACACGCAGATGGCCTACGTCTTCGCACACTGGGACGACTACAACCTCGCCGAGTACGGCTCACTTCCCGACACCGACTGCGCGAACTTCGCCAGCCAGAGTCTCATCGAGCGCGGGTGGACCATGGACGAGGACTGGTGGGCCGAGGGGACGGGCGAGGACTTCGACTTCTCGAAGGCCTGGGTCAGTTCCACGTTCTTCATGAACTACCTGGAGGGGCGCCCGGACCTCGCCACCGCGCTCGACGACACCCAGCGCGACCAGGTCAAGGTCGGCGACATCGTGCAGTTCGACTGGGACAACAGTGGCGACCGGGACCACACGGGCATCGTGTCCCGCGTCGAGATCACGGACGCCGGAACCCAGGTGTACTACGCCGGGCACACCGACGACACCGACTACCGCACCGTCGACGAGGCCATCACCGTCCTGCACCCCGGCGCGGACGTGTACTACTGGAGCATCGCCTAG
- a CDS encoding DNA-directed RNA polymerase subunit beta' — protein MLDVTTFDELRIGLATADDIRAWSHGEVKKPETINYRTLKPEKDGLFGEQIFGPSRDWECACGKYKRVRFKGIVCERCGVEVTKSSVRRERMGHIELAAPVTHIWYFKGVPSRLGYLLDMAPKDLEKVIYFAAYMVIDVDEDARHQDMPGLENELRLEIKTLGDQRDSRIADRLKKLEDDLVALEEEGAKSEQKRRTKDAAEKEMSQTRKSYDEQIAHLERVWEDFRNLKVGDLKPEDSVFHELQDRFGLYFEAYMGAEAVKKRLLSFDLAAESELLHHQIAEGKGQKKIRAIKRLRVVNSFLITGNSPAAMVLDVVPVIPPELRPMVQLDGGRFATSDLNDLYRRVINRNNRLRRLLDLGAPEIIVNNEKRMLQEAVDALFDNGRRGRPVTGTGNRALKSLSDMLKGKQGRFRQNLLGKRVDYSGRSVIIVGPQLKLHQCGLPKQMALELFKPFVIKRLIDLSHAQNIKAAKRMVERSRPEVWDVLEEIIRERPVLLNRAPTLHRLGIQAFEPQLVEGKAIQLHPLVCAAFNADFDGDQMAVHLPLSVEAQAEARILMLASNNILKPSDGRPVTLPTQDMIIGLHHLTTLKEGVEGEGRAFSSVAEAILAKDQGSLDLNAKVRIRLTDVTFAEGTGPEGYEGSGVALVETTLGRALFNEALPADYPYVEDVADKGKLSSIVNDLAERYPKTVVAATLDNIKDAGFHWATRSGVTVALSDVLTPPNKREIVQGYEKQAAKVQSQFDKGLTTDAERRQELIKIWTEATEKVAEAMRANFPADNTINRMVSSGARGNWLQIRNIAGMRGLVNNPKGEIIPRPIISSYREGLSVAEYFIATHGARKGLADTALRTADSGYLTRRLVDVSQDVIIREDDCGTTKGLELAIANADSSGELVRDPNVENSVFARSLAAAAVNPKGEVVAEAGEDVGDVLIDKLVSAGVENIKVRSVLTCESTVGVCAACYGRSLATGKLVDIGEAVGIIAAQSIGEPGTQLTMRTFHTGGSASADDITQGLPRVQELFEARTPKGATPIAEAAGRITIDENDKSRKVILTPDNGDEPVVYPVLKRAVLLVEDGQHVELGQKIHVGAVDPKEVLRVQGVREVQKHLVGGVQGVYRSQGVPIHDKHIEVIVRQMLRKVTVVDHGDTDLLPGELVDRLRYAELNRSAVSEGRRTASARQEVMGITKASLATESWLSAASFQETTRVLTQAAMEGKSDPLVGLKENVIIGKLIPAGTGLARYRNVTVEATEEAKAERYPNRIFGEDGAFNESDLSFVDFDSFSSDDFTPGNYN, from the coding sequence TTGCTCGACGTCACAACTTTTGACGAGCTTCGCATTGGTCTGGCCACCGCAGACGACATCCGTGCCTGGTCGCACGGAGAGGTCAAGAAGCCCGAGACCATCAACTACCGCACCCTCAAGCCCGAGAAGGACGGTCTGTTCGGTGAGCAGATCTTCGGTCCTTCCCGCGACTGGGAGTGCGCCTGCGGCAAGTACAAGCGGGTCCGCTTCAAGGGCATCGTGTGCGAGCGCTGCGGTGTCGAGGTCACGAAGTCGTCGGTGCGCCGTGAGCGCATGGGCCACATCGAACTCGCCGCCCCGGTCACGCACATCTGGTACTTCAAGGGTGTCCCTTCGCGCCTCGGCTACCTGCTGGACATGGCGCCCAAGGACCTCGAGAAGGTCATCTACTTCGCGGCCTACATGGTCATCGATGTGGACGAGGACGCACGTCACCAGGACATGCCCGGCCTTGAGAACGAGCTCCGCCTCGAGATCAAGACGCTCGGCGACCAGCGCGACTCGCGCATCGCAGACCGCCTGAAGAAGCTCGAGGACGACCTCGTCGCCCTCGAGGAGGAAGGCGCCAAGAGCGAGCAGAAGCGTCGCACCAAGGACGCCGCCGAGAAGGAGATGAGCCAGACCCGCAAGTCCTACGACGAGCAGATCGCTCACCTCGAGCGCGTCTGGGAGGACTTCCGCAACCTCAAGGTCGGCGACCTCAAGCCCGAGGACTCCGTGTTCCACGAGCTGCAGGACCGCTTCGGCCTGTACTTCGAGGCCTACATGGGTGCCGAGGCGGTCAAGAAGCGCCTGCTGTCCTTCGACCTCGCCGCCGAGTCCGAGCTGCTCCACCACCAGATCGCGGAGGGCAAGGGTCAGAAGAAGATCCGCGCCATCAAGCGTCTGCGCGTGGTCAACTCGTTCCTCATCACCGGCAACTCGCCGGCCGCGATGGTGCTCGACGTGGTCCCCGTGATCCCGCCGGAGCTCCGTCCGATGGTGCAGCTCGACGGTGGCCGCTTCGCGACCTCCGACCTCAACGACCTCTACCGTCGTGTGATCAACCGCAACAACCGTCTGCGTCGTCTGCTCGACCTCGGGGCTCCCGAGATCATCGTCAACAACGAGAAGCGGATGCTGCAGGAGGCCGTCGACGCCCTGTTCGACAACGGTCGCCGTGGTCGCCCCGTCACCGGTACCGGCAACCGCGCCCTGAAGTCCCTCAGCGACATGCTGAAGGGGAAGCAGGGTCGTTTCCGCCAGAACCTCCTCGGCAAGCGCGTCGACTACTCCGGCCGTTCGGTCATCATCGTCGGCCCGCAGCTGAAGCTGCACCAGTGTGGTCTGCCTAAGCAGATGGCGCTGGAGCTCTTCAAGCCGTTCGTCATCAAGCGCCTGATCGACCTGAGCCACGCTCAGAACATCAAGGCCGCGAAGCGCATGGTCGAGCGCAGCCGTCCCGAGGTCTGGGACGTGCTGGAGGAGATCATCCGCGAGCGCCCCGTGCTGCTGAACCGTGCGCCCACGCTGCACCGTCTCGGCATCCAGGCGTTCGAGCCTCAGCTCGTCGAGGGCAAGGCCATCCAGCTGCACCCGCTCGTGTGCGCCGCGTTCAACGCGGACTTCGACGGCGACCAGATGGCTGTCCACCTCCCGCTGTCCGTCGAGGCCCAGGCCGAGGCGCGCATCCTGATGCTCGCGTCGAACAACATCCTGAAGCCGTCCGACGGCCGCCCGGTCACCCTGCCCACGCAGGACATGATCATCGGCCTCCACCACCTCACCACCCTCAAGGAGGGTGTCGAGGGTGAGGGTCGTGCCTTCTCGTCGGTCGCCGAGGCGATCCTCGCGAAGGACCAGGGCTCGCTCGACCTCAACGCCAAGGTGCGCATCCGTCTGACCGACGTGACGTTCGCCGAAGGCACGGGGCCCGAGGGCTACGAGGGTTCCGGCGTCGCACTCGTCGAGACCACGCTCGGTCGCGCACTCTTCAACGAGGCGCTGCCGGCGGACTACCCCTACGTCGAGGACGTGGCGGACAAGGGCAAGCTGTCCTCGATCGTCAACGACCTCGCGGAGCGGTACCCGAAGACGGTCGTCGCGGCCACGCTCGACAACATCAAGGACGCCGGTTTCCACTGGGCGACGCGTTCCGGTGTGACCGTTGCGCTCAGCGACGTCCTGACCCCGCCGAACAAGCGGGAGATCGTCCAGGGCTACGAGAAGCAGGCCGCCAAGGTCCAGAGCCAGTTCGACAAGGGTCTGACCACGGATGCCGAGCGTCGTCAGGAGCTCATCAAGATCTGGACGGAGGCCACCGAGAAGGTCGCCGAGGCCATGCGCGCGAACTTCCCGGCGGACAACACCATCAACCGCATGGTGTCGTCGGGTGCTCGTGGTAACTGGCTGCAGATCCGCAACATCGCGGGTATGCGAGGCCTGGTGAACAACCCGAAGGGTGAGATCATCCCTCGCCCGATCATCTCCTCCTACCGTGAGGGACTGTCGGTCGCGGAGTACTTCATCGCGACCCACGGTGCCCGTAAGGGTCTGGCTGACACGGCGCTCCGTACCGCCGACTCGGGATACCTCACGCGTCGTCTCGTCGACGTCTCGCAGGATGTCATCATCCGCGAAGACGACTGCGGCACGACCAAGGGTCTCGAGCTCGCGATCGCGAACGCCGACAGCTCGGGTGAGCTCGTGCGCGACCCGAACGTGGAGAACTCCGTGTTCGCCCGTTCGCTGGCCGCCGCTGCGGTCAACCCGAAGGGTGAGGTCGTCGCCGAGGCCGGCGAGGACGTCGGTGACGTGCTCATCGACAAGCTCGTGTCGGCCGGTGTCGAGAACATCAAGGTGCGCTCGGTCCTGACCTGCGAGTCGACCGTCGGTGTGTGTGCAGCCTGCTACGGCCGCTCGCTCGCCACGGGCAAGCTCGTCGACATCGGCGAGGCCGTCGGCATCATCGCGGCCCAGTCGATCGGTGAGCCCGGTACCCAGCTGACGATGCGTACCTTCCACACCGGTGGTTCCGCGTCGGCAGACGACATCACGCAGGGTCTGCCCCGCGTGCAGGAGCTGTTCGAGGCGCGCACCCCCAAGGGTGCGACCCCGATCGCCGAGGCCGCCGGTCGCATCACGATCGACGAGAACGACAAGTCGCGCAAGGTCATCCTGACGCCCGACAACGGCGACGAGCCGGTCGTCTACCCGGTGCTGAAGCGTGCGGTCCTCCTCGTCGAGGACGGACAGCACGTCGAGCTCGGTCAGAAGATCCACGTCGGTGCGGTCGACCCCAAGGAGGTCCTGCGTGTGCAGGGCGTCCGCGAGGTCCAGAAGCACCTCGTCGGTGGCGTCCAGGGCGTGTACCGCTCGCAGGGTGTCCCGATCCACGACAAGCACATCGAGGTCATCGTGCGCCAGATGCTGCGGAAGGTGACCGTCGTCGACCACGGCGACACCGACCTGCTGCCCGGCGAGCTCGTCGACCGCCTGCGCTACGCCGAGCTCAACCGCTCGGCCGTGTCGGAGGGTCGTCGCACCGCGTCGGCTCGCCAGGAGGTCATGGGTATCACCAAGGCCTCCCTCGCGACCGAGTCGTGGCTGTCGGCCGCTTCCTTCCAGGAGACCACGCGTGTCCTCACGCAGGCCGCCATGGAAGGCAAGAGCGACCCGCTGGTCGGCCTCAAGGAGAACGTCATCATCGGTAAGCTCATCCCGGCCGGTACCGGCCTGGCGCGCTACCGCAACGTGACGGTCGAGGCCACCGAAGAGGCGAAGGCGGAGCGTTACCCGAACCGCATCTTCGGTGAGGACGGCGCGTTCAACGAGTCCGACCTGAGCTTCGTCGACTTCGACAGCTTCAGCTCCGACGACTTCACCCCCGGGAACTACAACTAG
- the rpoB gene encoding DNA-directed RNA polymerase subunit beta produces the protein MAAARNATTNSPKNGRGASRLSFAKITDTLTVPDLLALQTESFDWLVGNDVWKARVAEATQAGRQDLPTKSGLDEIFEEISPIEDLGETMQLSFANPYLEPEKYSIDECKERGKTYAAPLYVEAEFMNHLTGEIKTQTVFMGDFPLMTERGTFIINGTERVVVSQLVRSPGVYFESAQEKTSDKDIFSARVIPSRGAWLEFEIDKRDQVGVRIDRKRKQSVTVFLKALGMTSEEILEEFKGYESIELTLEKDTILTKEDALRDIYRKLRPGEQVAAEAARALLDNFYFNSKRYDLAKVGRYKINNKLGLDKPLSDSVLTNDDIVATIKYLVALHRGTATLPGVRNGKPVDLRLDTDDIDNFGNRRIRAVGELIQNQVRTGLSRMERVVRERMTTQDIEAITPQTLINVRPVVAAIKEFFGTSQLSQFMDQNNPLAGLTHKRRLSALGPGGLSRERAGVEVRDVHPSHYGRMCPIETPEGPNIGLIGSLASFARINSFGFIETPYRRVVDGRVTEDIDYLTAMEEDNFIVAQANAPLKSDGHFQEDRVLARKKGGEVDLIPSEEIGYMDVSPRQMVSVATSLIPFLEHDDANRALMGANMQRQAVPLLMSDSPLVGTGMEGYAAIDAGDVVTADKAGVVQEVSAESVTIQLDEGGTQTYYLRKFDRSNQGTSYNNRVIVSEGARIEAGEVIADGPATENGELALGKNLLVAFMTWEGHNFEDAIILSQNLVKDDILSSIHIEEYEVDARDTKLGKEEITRDLPNVSPELLKDLDERGIIRIGAEVRPGDILVGKVTPKGETELSAEERLLRAIFNEKSREVRDTSLKVPHGEAGTIIAVKVFDAQDGDDELGSGVNQRVVVYIAQKRKITEGDKLAGRHGNKGVIAKILPVEDMPFLEDGTPVDVILNPLGIPGRMNFGQVLEIHLGWIAKQGWNVEGKPSWAKKLPAAAHSAEPNTKVATPVFDGASEEEIAGLLDSTNVTRDGDRLIGSSGKARLFDGRSGEPFPAPVSVGYMYILKLHHLVDDKIHARSTGPYSMITQQPLGGKAQFGGQRFGEMEVWALEAYGAAYALQELLTIKSDDILGRVKVYEAIVKGENIQEPGIPESFKVLIKEMQSLCLNVEVLSADGTAVSLRDTDDDAFRAAEELGINISSRFESSSIDEI, from the coding sequence TTGGCTGCTGCGCGCAACGCAACCACCAACTCACCCAAGAACGGCCGCGGAGCATCCCGCCTCTCGTTCGCGAAGATCACCGACACGCTGACGGTTCCAGACCTCCTGGCTCTGCAGACCGAAAGCTTCGACTGGCTGGTCGGCAACGACGTGTGGAAGGCACGCGTCGCTGAAGCCACCCAGGCCGGCCGGCAGGACCTGCCGACGAAGAGCGGCCTCGACGAGATCTTCGAGGAGATCTCTCCCATCGAGGACCTCGGCGAGACGATGCAGCTCTCCTTCGCCAACCCGTACCTCGAGCCCGAGAAGTACTCCATCGACGAGTGCAAGGAGCGCGGCAAGACCTACGCGGCCCCGCTCTACGTCGAGGCCGAGTTCATGAACCACCTCACCGGTGAGATCAAGACGCAGACGGTCTTCATGGGCGACTTCCCGCTCATGACGGAGCGCGGTACCTTCATCATCAACGGCACCGAGCGTGTCGTCGTCTCGCAGCTCGTCCGCAGCCCGGGCGTCTACTTCGAGTCGGCTCAGGAGAAGACCTCCGACAAGGACATCTTCTCCGCTCGCGTCATCCCGAGCCGCGGTGCCTGGCTCGAGTTCGAGATCGACAAGCGCGATCAGGTCGGCGTCCGCATCGACCGCAAGCGCAAGCAGTCCGTCACCGTGTTCCTCAAGGCACTCGGCATGACGAGCGAGGAGATCCTCGAGGAGTTCAAGGGCTACGAGTCCATCGAGCTCACCCTCGAGAAGGACACGATCCTCACCAAGGAGGACGCGCTCCGCGACATCTACCGCAAGCTCCGTCCGGGCGAGCAGGTCGCTGCCGAGGCCGCGCGTGCGCTCCTCGACAACTTCTACTTCAACTCGAAGCGCTACGACCTCGCGAAGGTCGGCCGGTACAAGATCAACAACAAGCTCGGACTCGACAAGCCGCTCAGCGACTCCGTCCTGACGAACGACGACATCGTCGCCACGATCAAGTACCTCGTCGCCCTCCACCGCGGAACGGCCACCCTCCCGGGTGTCCGCAACGGCAAGCCGGTCGACCTCCGTCTCGACACGGACGACATCGACAACTTCGGCAACCGTCGCATCCGCGCCGTCGGCGAGCTCATCCAGAACCAGGTCCGCACCGGCCTGTCCCGCATGGAGCGCGTCGTCCGCGAGCGCATGACCACGCAGGACATCGAGGCGATCACGCCGCAGACCCTGATCAACGTGCGCCCCGTCGTCGCCGCGATCAAGGAGTTCTTCGGAACCTCGCAGCTGTCGCAGTTCATGGACCAGAACAACCCGCTCGCTGGTCTGACCCACAAGCGTCGTCTCTCGGCGCTCGGCCCCGGTGGTCTGTCGCGTGAGCGTGCAGGCGTCGAGGTGCGAGACGTCCACCCGTCGCACTACGGACGCATGTGCCCGATCGAGACCCCGGAAGGCCCGAACATCGGCCTGATCGGTTCGCTCGCATCGTTCGCGCGGATCAACTCGTTCGGGTTCATCGAGACCCCGTACCGTCGCGTCGTCGACGGCCGGGTCACCGAGGACATCGACTACCTGACCGCGATGGAAGAGGACAACTTCATCGTCGCGCAGGCCAACGCTCCCCTGAAGAGCGACGGCCACTTCCAGGAGGACCGCGTCCTCGCCCGGAAGAAGGGCGGCGAGGTCGACCTCATCCCGTCCGAGGAGATCGGCTACATGGACGTCTCCCCGCGCCAGATGGTGTCGGTCGCGACGTCGCTCATCCCGTTCCTCGAGCACGACGACGCGAACCGCGCACTCATGGGTGCGAACATGCAGCGTCAGGCCGTCCCGCTCCTCATGTCGGACTCGCCGCTCGTCGGTACCGGTATGGAGGGCTATGCGGCCATCGACGCCGGCGACGTCGTCACGGCCGACAAGGCCGGCGTCGTGCAGGAGGTGTCGGCAGAGTCCGTCACGATCCAGCTCGACGAGGGTGGCACGCAGACCTACTACCTGCGCAAGTTCGACCGCTCCAACCAGGGCACGAGCTACAACAACCGCGTCATCGTCTCCGAGGGTGCACGCATCGAGGCCGGCGAGGTCATCGCCGACGGCCCCGCCACGGAGAACGGCGAGCTCGCGCTCGGCAAGAACCTCCTCGTCGCCTTCATGACGTGGGAGGGTCACAACTTCGAGGACGCGATCATCCTCAGCCAGAACCTGGTGAAGGACGACATCCTCTCCTCGATCCACATCGAGGAGTACGAGGTCGACGCGCGCGACACCAAGCTCGGCAAGGAGGAGATCACCCGTGATCTCCCGAACGTCAGCCCGGAGCTGCTCAAGGACCTCGACGAGCGCGGCATCATCCGCATCGGTGCCGAGGTCCGCCCCGGCGACATCCTCGTCGGCAAGGTCACGCCGAAGGGTGAGACCGAGCTCTCCGCCGAGGAGCGCCTGCTCCGCGCCATCTTCAACGAGAAGAGCCGCGAAGTCCGCGACACCTCGCTGAAGGTGCCCCACGGTGAAGCCGGAACGATCATCGCGGTCAAGGTGTTCGACGCACAGGACGGCGACGACGAGCTCGGCTCGGGCGTCAACCAGCGTGTGGTCGTCTACATCGCCCAGAAGCGCAAGATCACCGAGGGCGACAAGCTCGCCGGCCGTCACGGCAACAAGGGTGTCATCGCGAAGATCCTGCCCGTCGAGGACATGCCGTTCCTCGAGGACGGCACGCCGGTCGACGTCATCCTCAACCCGCTCGGCATCCCCGGTCGAATGAACTTCGGCCAGGTCCTCGAGATCCACCTGGGTTGGATCGCGAAGCAGGGCTGGAACGTCGAGGGCAAGCCGTCCTGGGCGAAGAAGCTGCCCGCGGCCGCCCACTCGGCGGAGCCGAACACCAAGGTCGCGACCCCGGTGTTCGACGGCGCTTCCGAGGAGGAGATCGCCGGTCTGCTCGATTCGACCAACGTCACCCGCGACGGTGACCGCCTGATCGGTTCCTCCGGAAAGGCCCGTCTGTTCGACGGCCGCTCCGGCGAGCCGTTCCCGGCGCCGGTCTCGGTCGGCTACATGTACATCCTCAAGCTGCACCACCTCGTGGACGACAAGATCCACGCGCGTTCGACGGGTCCGTACTCGATGATCACGCAGCAGCCGCTCGGTGGTAAGGCTCAGTTCGGTGGACAGCGCTTCGGTGAGATGGAGGTCTGGGCCCTCGAGGCCTATGGAGCCGCGTACGCGCTCCAGGAGCTCCTGACCATCAAGTCCGACGACATCCTCGGCCGCGTCAAGGTGTACGAGGCCATCGTCAAGGGCGAGAACATCCAGGAGCCGGGTATCCCCGAGAGCTTCAAGGTGCTCATCAAGGAAATGCAGTCGCTGTGCTTGAACGTCGAGGTCCTCTCGGCCGACGGCACCGCGGTGAGCCTGCGCGACACCGACGACGACGCCTTCCGCGCCGCCGAGGAGCTCGGGATCAACATTTCCTCCAGGTTCGAGTCGTCGTCCATCGACGAGATCTAA
- a CDS encoding biotin-dependent carboxyltransferase family protein has product MMGGTLLVETAGPSATLQDLGRPGAASLGVGASGALDRGALRLANRLVGNPEGRAALEIVLGPFAAVPDVDLWVAVTGAWGPITVDGRPVDGHRAVLVPAGSRLELGAATHGLRSLLAVRGGFDGPQLLGSRSTDTLAGLGPEPVATGDRLTVLPTPRRRIPVLDIAPWTRPDAGERLVRVTPGPRADWFDDEALRRFVEQPWTVTADADRIGMRLDGTPLQRRDPGRELPSEGMVAGAVQVPPSGLPTILLADHPVTGGYPVIAVVRPADRDLLAQLRPGQRVRFSRT; this is encoded by the coding sequence ATGATGGGCGGGACGCTGCTCGTGGAGACCGCCGGGCCGTCCGCCACACTCCAGGATCTGGGGCGCCCCGGTGCGGCCTCGCTCGGGGTCGGTGCGTCCGGCGCGCTCGATCGCGGAGCGCTGCGCCTCGCCAACCGCCTCGTGGGCAACCCGGAGGGCCGTGCGGCGCTGGAGATCGTGCTGGGCCCGTTCGCCGCCGTCCCGGACGTCGACCTGTGGGTCGCGGTGACCGGCGCCTGGGGCCCGATCACGGTCGACGGCCGCCCGGTCGACGGGCACCGGGCCGTCCTGGTGCCGGCCGGCTCCAGGCTCGAGCTCGGCGCGGCGACGCACGGCCTGCGCTCCCTCCTCGCCGTCCGGGGCGGCTTCGACGGCCCGCAGCTCCTCGGCTCGCGATCGACGGACACCCTGGCCGGCCTCGGCCCCGAGCCGGTCGCCACCGGCGATCGACTCACCGTCCTGCCGACACCGCGCCGCCGCATCCCGGTGCTCGACATCGCCCCCTGGACGCGACCGGACGCCGGGGAGCGGCTCGTGCGGGTCACGCCGGGACCACGCGCGGACTGGTTCGACGACGAGGCGCTGCGGCGGTTCGTCGAGCAACCCTGGACCGTGACGGCCGACGCCGATCGGATCGGGATGCGCCTCGACGGGACGCCGCTCCAACGAAGGGACCCGGGCCGCGAGCTGCCGAGCGAGGGCATGGTCGCGGGTGCCGTGCAGGTGCCGCCGAGTGGTCTGCCGACCATCCTCCTCGCCGATCACCCAGTCACCGGCGGATACCCCGTCATCGCGGTCGTGCGGCCGGCGGACCGCGACCTCCTGGCGCAGCTGCGGCCCGGCCAGCGGGTGCGGTTCAGTCGGACCTGA
- a CDS encoding allophanate hydrolase subunit 1, protein MVTADTSGGPVLRAMGEEAVLLELGSLDDVLLVHRALAAARPDGLVDLVPAARTVLAVTDARGPALAAVGAWLHTTAERVLRPDGGDAIASAAGASDRPEVVIPVRYDGADLLETAALLGMDADGLVARHTGCVWTVAFSGFAPGFAYLVGGAAWPLEVPRLSVPRTAVPAGAVALAGAFGGVYPRSSPGGWRIIGRTDTVLWDTAADPPARLVPGDRVRFVRVTA, encoded by the coding sequence GTGGTGACCGCGGACACCTCAGGCGGTCCCGTCCTCCGCGCGATGGGGGAGGAGGCGGTCCTCCTCGAACTCGGATCGCTCGACGACGTCCTCCTCGTCCACCGGGCGCTCGCCGCCGCACGTCCTGACGGTCTCGTCGACCTCGTGCCCGCCGCCCGGACCGTGCTCGCGGTGACGGACGCGCGGGGCCCGGCGCTCGCCGCGGTCGGCGCCTGGTTGCACACGACGGCGGAACGGGTGCTGCGGCCGGACGGGGGAGACGCGATCGCATCCGCCGCAGGGGCATCGGATCGGCCGGAGGTCGTCATCCCGGTCCGCTACGACGGCGCCGACCTCCTGGAGACCGCGGCCCTTCTGGGGATGGACGCCGACGGGCTCGTCGCGCGGCACACCGGTTGCGTCTGGACCGTGGCGTTCAGCGGGTTCGCGCCCGGTTTCGCCTACCTCGTCGGCGGAGCCGCGTGGCCACTCGAGGTCCCGCGGCTGAGCGTGCCGCGCACGGCCGTCCCCGCCGGTGCGGTGGCACTGGCCGGGGCGTTCGGCGGGGTCTACCCCCGGTCCTCGCCCGGTGGATGGCGCATCATCGGGCGCACCGACACCGTGCTGTGGGACACCGCGGCGGACCCACCGGCCCGGCTCGTCCCCGGGGACCGGGTGCGCTTCGTGCGGGTCACCGCATGA